The genomic window GCGCCTGCTCGCCGAAGCCCTCGAGGGCGCCGGCTGGGGCGTCGAGCGCGGGTCGAGTGCCGTCGCCGACGTCACCGATGCCGCGTCGGTGCGTCGGTGGGTCGACGACGTGCTCGCCCGGCACGAGCGGATCGACCTGCTCGTCAACAATGCCGGTGTCGTCGATGCCGAGGTGCCGCTCGAGGAGTCCGACCCGGACGACTGGTGGCGCTCGATCGAGGTCAACGTCCGCGGCCCCTACCTGATGACCAGGGCGGTGCTGCCGATCATGCTCGAGCAGGGCTCGGGCCGGATCGTCAACCTCAACTCCGGGTCCGGCACGAAGCCGGGTGAGGTCGCTTCCGCCTACAACGTCGGCAAGTCCGCGCTCGGCCGGATCACCGGGTCGACGCACCAGTCGGGACGGCGGCACGGCGTGCTGGCCTTCGACTTCGCTCCGGGAGTCGTGCGCACCGACATGACGCGGTCGATGCCGCGCCACGACGACCGCACCGAGTGGACCGACCCGGCCGAGGTCGTCGAGCTCTTCCTCGCCCTGACCGACGGACGCCTGGACGCGTGGTCCGGTCGCATGGTCCGGGCCGGCGATGACACCGTGGAAGCCCTCCTGGCGGCGACCCCCACGCTGGCGCCGGGGCACCGGACCGTGGGGTTGGTCCCCTACGGCGAGGATGACCCGCTCCGCTGATTGCATGGACTGTCGTTAACGCGTATATTCATGCACCATGATCACCGCAGCCGTTGCCGGTGCCAGTGGATACGCCGGTGCCGAGATCGTCCGCCTCCTCCTGGCCCATCCCGACATCGAGGTCGGCGCCCTCACCGCCTCCGGTAATGCAGGGACCCGATTCGGCGACCTGGCGCCACACCTGCAGCCGGTCGCCGACACGGTCCTGCAGCCGACGAGCGCCGAGACGCTGGTCGGCCACGACGTCGTCTTCCTCGCCCTCCCGCACGGTCACTCGGCGGCCATCGCCGAGGCTCTGCCGCCCGAGGTGACGATCATCGACTGCGGCGCCGACTTCCGGCTCGATGACGAGCAGGACTGGACGCACTACTACGACACCCCCTTCGCCGGTACGTGGCCCTACGGTCTCCCCGAGCTCGTGCGTGCGGGTGGCGACAAGCACCGCACGGACCTCGTCGGTGCCCGTCGCATCGCCGTCCCCGGGTGCTACCCGACGGCGATCAGCCTCGCGCTGGCACCCGGGCTGGCAGCCGGCGTCATCGAGCCCGAGGACATCGTGGTCGTCGCCGCGTCCGGCAGCTCCGGGGCCGGCCGCTCGACCAAGCCGCACCTCATCGGTGCCGAGGTCATGGGAGCGATGAGCCCCTACGGCGTCGGGGGAGGGCACCGGCACACGCCGGAGATCGAGCGCAACTTCACCCGGGCCGCGGGGCGGCCCGCCAGCGTCTCCTTCACCCCGACACTCGCCCCGATGCCACGCGGCATCCTCGCCACGACGACCGCCCGCGCTGCTGACGGCGTGGACGCGGCAGCCGTGCGCGCGGCGTGGGAGCGGGCCTACTCGGATGAGCCCTTCGTCCACCTCCTGCCCGAGGGCCGGTGGCCGCACACCGGCAGCGTGCTGGGCTCCAACCTCGTCCACGTGCAGGTCACCCTCGACGAGCGCAGCGGTCGCGTCGTCGCCGTGGCCGCCGAGGACAACCTGACCAAGGGCACCGCGGGTGCCGCGGTGCAGTCCATGAACCTTGCGCTCGGGCTCCCCGAGACGACCGGCCTGCCGATGACGGGAGTGGCGCCGTGAGCACGACGACACCGGCCGGATTCCGCGCCTCGGGCGTGACCGCAGGCCTGAAGCCGAGCGGCCGCCGCGACGTCGCGCTCGTCGTCAACGACGGACCCGACCGCCATGCGGCAGCGGTCTTCACGACCAACCGGGTCGAGGCGGCACCCGTGACGTGGTCCCGCCAGGTCCTCACGGACGGGCGCGCCGACGCCGTCGTCCTCAACTCCGGTGGCGCCAACGCGTGCACCGGGACCCAGGGCTTCACCGACACCCACACCACGGCCGAGCACACCGCTGCCGCGCTCGACGTCTCGGCCGGTGACGTCGTCGTGTGCAGCACCGGCCTGATCGGTGAGCTCCTACCGATGGACACGCTCACCGCCGGCGTCACCGTTGCCGCCGGTGCCCTCGACGAGCACGGGGGAGCGGCTGCGGCCGAGGCGATCATGACGACCGACACGGTGGCCAAGACCGCTGCCGTCACCCGCCGCGGATGGAGCGTCGGCGGCATGGCGAAGGGGGCCGGCATGCTCGCCCCGGCGCTGGCCACGATGCTCGTGGTCGTCACGACCGACGCCGTGACGAGCGCCGCCGACTTGGACGCCGCCCTGAAGGAGGCGACGCGCACCACCTTCGACCGGA from Janibacter cremeus includes these protein-coding regions:
- a CDS encoding SDR family oxidoreductase, with product MTGVAVVTGASRGIGRLLAEALEGAGWGVERGSSAVADVTDAASVRRWVDDVLARHERIDLLVNNAGVVDAEVPLEESDPDDWWRSIEVNVRGPYLMTRAVLPIMLEQGSGRIVNLNSGSGTKPGEVASAYNVGKSALGRITGSTHQSGRRHGVLAFDFAPGVVRTDMTRSMPRHDDRTEWTDPAEVVELFLALTDGRLDAWSGRMVRAGDDTVEALLAATPTLAPGHRTVGLVPYGEDDPLR
- the argC gene encoding N-acetyl-gamma-glutamyl-phosphate reductase; amino-acid sequence: MITAAVAGASGYAGAEIVRLLLAHPDIEVGALTASGNAGTRFGDLAPHLQPVADTVLQPTSAETLVGHDVVFLALPHGHSAAIAEALPPEVTIIDCGADFRLDDEQDWTHYYDTPFAGTWPYGLPELVRAGGDKHRTDLVGARRIAVPGCYPTAISLALAPGLAAGVIEPEDIVVVAASGSSGAGRSTKPHLIGAEVMGAMSPYGVGGGHRHTPEIERNFTRAAGRPASVSFTPTLAPMPRGILATTTARAADGVDAAAVRAAWERAYSDEPFVHLLPEGRWPHTGSVLGSNLVHVQVTLDERSGRVVAVAAEDNLTKGTAGAAVQSMNLALGLPETTGLPMTGVAP
- the argJ gene encoding bifunctional glutamate N-acetyltransferase/amino-acid acetyltransferase ArgJ yields the protein MSTTTPAGFRASGVTAGLKPSGRRDVALVVNDGPDRHAAAVFTTNRVEAAPVTWSRQVLTDGRADAVVLNSGGANACTGTQGFTDTHTTAEHTAAALDVSAGDVVVCSTGLIGELLPMDTLTAGVTVAAGALDEHGGAAAAEAIMTTDTVAKTAAVTRRGWSVGGMAKGAGMLAPALATMLVVVTTDAVTSAADLDAALKEATRTTFDRIDSDGCMSTNDTVLAMASGASGVSVDRADLTGAIRQVCADMARQLIGDAEGAHHDIEIIVRNAASQEDGLEVARSIARNNLFKCAIFGRDPNWGRVLAAVGTTRAAFEPHQLDVAINDVQVCRAGGVGQDRSLVDLEQREVRVEVDLHAGAEEVTVWTNDLTHDYIHENSAYST